The Methanobrevibacter sp. genome has a window encoding:
- a CDS encoding DUF1788 domain-containing protein, with protein MVLDERFEEVYDKIKKESFLENKGLGNEVGYYVFDYDPEDELKVRKKVDEIVNRINSKDDLSFKIINFDLYDIIIGILKEKNFLEKTFKFEEKKGKEFVKRAVVKSLKLSQDSNLIVNYILENTPEENAIVFLTGVGKAYPLLRSHQVLNNLHQVLDQVPVILFFPGTYSGNDLRLFNTLESNNYYRAFKLVE; from the coding sequence ATGGTTTTGGATGAAAGATTCGAAGAGGTTTACGATAAAATAAAAAAAGAGTCCTTTTTGGAAAATAAAGGCCTGGGAAATGAAGTGGGCTATTATGTCTTTGATTATGATCCTGAAGACGAATTGAAGGTTAGAAAAAAAGTCGATGAAATCGTTAATAGGATTAACTCTAAAGACGATTTGTCATTTAAAATAATTAATTTCGACTTATATGATATTATAATAGGAATTTTAAAGGAAAAAAATTTTTTAGAAAAAACCTTCAAGTTTGAAGAGAAAAAGGGAAAAGAATTCGTGAAAAGGGCTGTTGTCAAATCACTTAAATTGTCTCAGGATTCAAACTTAATTGTTAACTATATTTTGGAAAACACTCCTGAAGAAAATGCTATTGTTTTCTTAACAGGAGTTGGTAAGGCTTATCCGTTGCTCAGGTCACATCAGGTTTTAAATAATTTACATCAGGTTTTAGATCAAGTTCCTGTTATTCTATTTTTCCCAGGAACATATTCTGGCAATGACTTGAGGCTATTCAATACTCTGGAAAGTAATAATTATTATAGGGCATTTAAATTAGTGGAGTGA
- a CDS encoding tetratricopeptide repeat protein — MNLKFKSKGALKDYPISEVVGRFILFQEENHAQNIDALYKISYINSNLVFGYVFPLSNGVHIIKLTTASLDEQNNISMHKVQDIWEYKLFPQESPEHTIPLHEVADSDFIFADDLGSKFREKYYGCLPFIRNERIEEICRNSDLDEYRDDLNPLVIYLDGVRIKLENIHDDKFIGRLEDGERVLIDSDFRIVENQDQRILRILSKMDSSRSVNRRYLKNQFESHKDDPELSEVILKEYLKNLEGFDREIFSARMTEYLDEIAGKCERLIEESKMGEDRISEIEEMISGYTCEDDYVTSQIEKDIFRQYFDETAFIARHDLARMFMAYAVILNDNGRSEEALKHFKKSYCLNPVNVDNLIELSLYYLENDLEKCRKTIDLGFKYAYRVENMRELYYVLEEYYLRTSDYEKVEIIGEVLEGDYSRAFRNGIWVDFNPEIIGLICENFNFHKNEENYESAMYYLNTLVDMRKVEFYNFNESFMDFEYIEL; from the coding sequence GTGAATTTAAAATTCAAAAGCAAAGGCGCTCTTAAAGATTATCCAATAAGTGAAGTAGTAGGAAGATTCATACTTTTCCAGGAAGAAAACCACGCACAGAACATTGACGCACTATACAAGATCAGCTACATCAACTCAAATCTGGTTTTCGGATACGTTTTCCCGCTGTCCAACGGAGTTCACATAATAAAACTCACAACAGCATCACTGGACGAGCAGAACAACATCTCGATGCACAAGGTACAGGACATCTGGGAGTACAAGCTATTCCCACAGGAATCTCCGGAACACACAATTCCCCTTCATGAGGTGGCGGATTCAGATTTCATCTTCGCAGACGACCTTGGAAGCAAGTTCCGGGAAAAGTACTACGGCTGCCTGCCATTCATCAGAAACGAAAGGATTGAGGAAATATGCAGAAATTCCGATCTGGATGAGTATAGGGATGATTTGAACCCGCTGGTTATATATCTTGACGGGGTTAGGATAAAGCTTGAAAACATTCATGATGACAAGTTCATTGGCCGTCTGGAGGATGGGGAAAGGGTTCTCATCGATTCCGACTTCAGGATAGTGGAAAACCAGGACCAGAGGATTCTCAGGATTCTATCAAAGATGGATTCAAGCAGAAGCGTCAACAGAAGATACCTTAAAAATCAGTTTGAAAGCCATAAGGATGATCCGGAGCTTTCGGAGGTTATCCTGAAGGAATATCTCAAGAACCTTGAAGGCTTCGACAGGGAAATCTTCTCAGCAAGAATGACAGAATACCTAGACGAGATTGCAGGAAAATGCGAAAGGCTAATTGAAGAGTCCAAGATGGGTGAAGACAGGATATCCGAAATCGAGGAGATGATTTCAGGCTATACTTGTGAAGATGACTACGTAACATCACAGATAGAAAAGGACATATTCAGGCAGTACTTCGACGAGACAGCCTTCATTGCTCGCCATGACCTTGCAAGAATGTTCATGGCATATGCGGTGATACTGAATGATAATGGTAGGAGTGAAGAGGCCCTGAAGCACTTCAAGAAGTCATATTGCCTAAATCCGGTAAACGTGGACAACCTCATTGAACTGAGTTTGTATTACCTTGAAAATGATTTGGAGAAATGCAGAAAAACAATCGACCTGGGATTCAAGTACGCCTACAGGGTCGAGAACATGAGGGAACTGTATTATGTTCTAGAAGAGTATTATTTGAGAACTTCAGACTATGAAAAGGTGGAAATCATAGGGGAAGTCCTTGAAGGAGATTACAGCAGAGCATTCAGGAACGGAATATGGGTAGACTTCAACCCGGAAATCATAGGATTGATCTGCGAAAACTTCAATTTCCACAAGAACGAGGAAAACTACGAAAGCGCAATGTATTACTTGAACACACTAGTGGACATGAGGAAGGTTGAATTCTACAACTTCAACGAATCCTTCATGGACTTTGAATATATTGAGCTATAG
- a CDS encoding DUF1819 family protein, with protein sequence MNYTMQLSYLPFWFFETKKMAELLLDGLDKKEIMELSLDDNIFQLNSERRRKEIVNTLFKRLDGFSDELLEKFLQVDTDSARFFVLVSILKNDMLFFEFIREVFRDHMILGNFKLENSDFEIFFENKAMQSEKVANWQEVTLKKLKSGYKTILRESNLLIEDDMFSIPFIDLDLKAMLLNENYGAFIEAIFVN encoded by the coding sequence TTGAATTACACAATGCAACTTTCATATTTGCCTTTTTGGTTTTTCGAAACAAAAAAAATGGCAGAACTATTGTTAGATGGTTTAGATAAAAAAGAAATAATGGAGTTATCTTTAGATGATAATATTTTTCAATTAAATTCTGAAAGACGTAGAAAAGAAATTGTTAATACTCTATTTAAAAGACTTGATGGTTTTTCTGATGAATTACTTGAAAAATTTTTACAAGTAGATACTGATTCTGCTAGATTCTTTGTTTTAGTTTCTATTTTAAAAAATGATATGTTGTTTTTTGAATTTATCAGGGAAGTTTTTAGGGATCATATGATTTTAGGAAACTTCAAATTGGAAAATTCTGATTTTGAGATATTTTTTGAAAATAAAGCAATGCAAAGTGAAAAAGTTGCTAATTGGCAAGAAGTTACTTTAAAAAAACTTAAATCAGGTTATAAAACAATATTGAGAGAATCAAATCTTCTGATTGAAGATGATATGTTTTCAATACCTTTCATAGATTTGGATTTGAAAGCAATGCTGCTAAATGAGAATTATGGGGCTTTTATCGAGGCTATTTTTGTAAATTAG